In one window of Caenimonas aquaedulcis DNA:
- a CDS encoding YdcH family protein, translating to MDSNLHSPDRRLIELRMEHADLDAMIDRASQESPVDELMMRRLKKRRLALRDLIARLELANDPKEPA from the coding sequence TTGGATTCCAACCTTCACTCCCCCGACCGGCGCCTGATCGAACTGCGGATGGAACATGCCGACCTCGACGCGATGATCGACCGCGCCTCCCAGGAAAGCCCGGTCGACGAGCTCATGATGCGGCGGCTGAAAAAGCGCCGCCTGGCCCTGCGGGACCTGATCGCCCGCCTCGAACTGGCCAACGACCCCAAAGAACCCGCCTGA